GAGCGTGGTTCCGCCCACCGTCACCAGCACATCGGACAGATAACCCAGGGCGGGATTGGCCGATATACCTGAAAAACCATCCGAACCTCCGCATTTAAGCCCGACGGTCAGCTTGCTCAACGGCGCGGGTTGACGGGTAAACTGATTGATGGTAATGAGTCCGGCAAAGGTTTGCCGGATGGCTTCGGAGAGCATGGCGGCTTCGGTGCCGTAGGTTTGCTGGTCGAAGTACAGCAGGGGCCGGTCGAAGGCGGGGTTACGTTGGTGTATTTCGGCCCGCAGTCCCTCTATCTGTGATTTCTGGCAACCCAGACTTAGTACCGTTACTCCGGCTACGTTGGGATTGACAATGAATCCGGCTAGCAGGGCACATAGCCGGTCGGCATCGGCATTGGTCCCTCCACAACCCATTTCGTGGGTCAGAAACCGGATGCCATCTACGTTGGGAAACAAAGCCGATGTGCGCGGGACTTCGGCATTCGTAGCTTCCTCTGACACCGAAGCAACTTCTTGAGCATACGTACCCGTCCGTCGATAGGTCGTCGCCAGATTCCGTACCTGCTGGCGGTAGGTTTCGGGCTGTCCGTAGCCAAGTTCGCGCTCAAAAGCGTCCTGCATCATCTGGATATTGCGGTTTTCGCAAAACACCAGCGGCACCACAAGCCAGTAATTCCGTGTACCAACGCTACCATCCGACCGAACGTACCCGTTGAACGTCAGCGATTCCCAGGCCGACACATCGGGGGCGGTCCAGACATAGGATTTTCGCTTTTGCAGGGTGTACGGCTCGGCTTCGTGGCGGAGGTTGAAGGTAGTAAGGGTCTCGCCGGGGGCAATGGGGCGGGTGGCTTTCCCCACTAGCACCCCATACATAAACACTGGGTCGCCAGGGGCAAGCTGGGTCAGGGTAAACTTGTGTTTGGCCGACACTGGGCCGGACAGCTGTACGGTTTGATTCTGATGGAAAATGACCTCGCCCGCTGGCAAATCCTGTAGGGCCACCAGCACGTTATCGGCGGGGTGAATGTGGAGAAATAGATGTCGGGTCTGGGTCAGCATGGATTTATAGCGGTATGGGCCAGTAAAAAGACGGTAAGGCTCCGCGCCCCGTGCGCTCCAATGACCAGAGATTGTTCGATGTCTGCGGTTTTGGATGGTCCGGCAATGAACACACCATAGCTAAACGGGTTGCCCGACAGTCGCTGATAGGCTTCGTGCAGGGTGGGTACCAGCGCGGATTCGTCCAGCAGCAACGCCAAATGATCACAAATGAACGGCAGGGCGCGGTGCGGCAACGTTGTGTCATCGAGCCAGATGGCCCCGTTCTCAGCCACCCCAAACTCACCCCGCAGTACGGCCAGGTCAACCGTTTCGAGGTCGTGTCCGGTGGCGGTTCGGACGTGTCTGAATTCGCCGTATTTCAGTTCGGGCAGGGTATGAATGATCCGGTTCGGCCTCGGGAACCAGGTTTCTATATACTGCTGAACGGCCTGAATACCCGCTACCCGGACTACCAGACCGCCAATGGTCTCGACGCAGGTAATGAAGGTTTCCGCAACGTGCGCCCCAGCATAAACTTCCGGCAGGACGGGTAACGACCCACCTGGGGGCTGGCTGTGGGTAACGGCCTGTAAGATATGTTCACGGCTGTTCATAAGCGTCGGCGGGTTTGGTTATACCAGTCACCAAAACTCTGCGCGGGCGGCTGGGGCATCTCTCGACCTTTATACCAGGGATTCAACTGGTTGCTGACGGCTCCCGGCCAGTATCGCATCAACCTGCGACCCGCCCGGCCCGCCACGCGGTACACCAGCGGGTGAGCCAGCACCCAGCCCATTAGCTTCATCGATAGCGTTTTAGGCAGAGGAGCCAGTCCTTCGGCGGTCAGCGTCTGCCGCCAGTGCCAAAGCTGATCGTGGATGTCGATTTTAACGGGACACACGTTGGAGCAACTACCGCACAGCGTACTGGCAAAAGGCAGGTCGGCGTTTTTCCGCATATCAAGGTTGGGGGCCAGAATGGAGCCAATGGGTCCGGCTACGGCGTTATGGTAGCTGTGGCCCCCGCTGCGCCGATAAACCGGGCAGGTGTTGAAACAGGCCCCGCAGCGGATGCACTTAAGCGAATTGCGGAAGTGCGTGCGCCCCAACTGGGTACTCCTTCCATTGTCGACCAGCACCAGGTGCATGACTTTTCCCGGAGCAGGTCGTCGGAAATGGCTGGAATAAGTGGTGATGGGCTGACCCGTTGCCGAGCGGGTCAGCAGCCGCAGAAATACGCCGAGGTGTTCCTGCTGGGGAATCACCTTTTCGATGCCCATGCAGGCAATGTGTACGTCGGCTAAGTGGGCACCGAGGTCGGCGTTGCCTTCGTTGGTGCAGACCACGAATCCGCCTGTTTCGGCAACGGCAAAATTGACCCCAGTGATAGCAATTTGCGCGGCCATGAACCGCTCGCGCAGATGCGTTCGGGCGGCTTCGGTCAGGTACTGCGGGTCATGGTTGCCCGCTTCGGTTCCCAGATGCTGATGGAAAGTATCACTCACGTCGGATTTACGCAGGTGAATAGCGGGCAGCACGATATGACTCGGCGACTCCTGCCGGAGCTGTACAATCCGCTCGCCCAAATCAGTATCGACCAGGTCAACGCCCTGTTCGGTCAGAAACTCATTCAGGTGGCATTCTTCGGTCAGCATCGACTTGCTTTTGACCACCTTTGGCCGGGCTGAAGGGCTGTGCTGCTGAATCAAATCCAGCACAATCCGGTTGTGTTCGGCGGCATCAGTGGCCCAGTGTACGGTAATGCCGTTGGCCGTTGCCTGCCGCTCGAAATTGGTCAATAACGTGCTGAGGTTGGCCAGCGCATAGTCTTTGATGCCCGATGCCAGGTCGCGCAGGCTCTCCCATTCGGGCAGGGTATGGGCGGCTTTGTCGCGTTTTTGCCGCACGAACCAAAGCGTCTGGTCATGCCAGTCGGTGCGGGCTTCGTCAGCAATGAACTGCCGGGCGGCCTGGTCGTGGGGAACAACGGGTTTACTCATGCCGGTATGGTGTTTGGTTGATGGAGCGGGAGCGGGCAGGCTTCGTTAAGCAGTTGGGCCAGATGCAGTACCCGCACCGGTGATACCTGCCGCCGGAGAATTCCTTCGAGGTGCATCAGGCACGACATATCGCCCCCCAGAATGGCATCGACCTTGTTAGCCAGATGTTCGGCAAGGCGGTCTTTGCCCATTTTTACCGACAGGGTTTCCTGCGTCACGCAGAACGTTCCCCCAAAACCGCAGCACTCATCGGGCCGGGTGGGTTGGCAAACCGTTAGCCCGTTTATCAGGTTCAGCAGGATTTCCACTTTGGAAAACGTAGGTTCGTTGCGTTCCGACATCGAAGCCAGCCGCAACCCCCGCTGCCCGTGACAACTCTGGTGCAGACCCACCCGGAGCGGCTTTTCGAGCGTACCAAACCGATTCGGTTGGTGCTGAACCTGGAGCCTATCGGTCAGGAATTCGCTCAGTTCCCACACCCGCCCCTGGATACCCGCGTTATGTTCGCGCAGGTGCAACACGCACGACCCGGACGGGCAAACGATATGGTCGAAGCCGCCGAATTGCCGGGCCATGTTACGGTCGCAGCCCGCCGACTGACTTGCGAAACCCGAATTAGCCATCGGTTGCCCACAGCAGGTCTGGTTGCGGGGAACCACCACTTCGCAACCCAACTTCTCCAGTAGTTCGAGGGTAGCGATAGCCACCGCCGGGTAAAACTGGTCGACATAACAGGGTATAAACAGAGCTACGTGCATGAGGTCAGTGAGTAACGGCTTCAATTTGAGTCAGCCGCTAAACGGGCGGTGGTACGTAGGGCGAAAAATAAAACCGGTATAAAACACAGGGCAGGTACGATGTAGGCCATTTGAATCGAACTGATGTCTGAGATCCGGCCCATCAGCAGGGGAAATAACGCACCCCCCGCAATGGCCATGATGAGCAGCGACGACCCCACTTTGGTTTGCGCTCCCAGCCCGTAAATACCGAGCGAGAAAATGGTGGGGAACATAATGGACATGAAAAATTCAACTCCCACCAGGGCGTACACGGCGGCCATTCCCCGAACCGCTACCGCCACCAGCAACAACCCAACGCAGCCCACGGTGTAGAAACCCAGCAGCCGATGCGGGGCAATCGTTCGCATGAGGGCCTCCCGATAAAGCGACCCACCATAAAGCCCACCAGCGCAATGGAGAGGTAAAGGGCCCCCGTCTTTTCGGGGATGGCCGCTACGGTACCGGCAAACCGAATGAAGAAACTGGAAATGCAGACCTGAGCACCTACGTAAAAAAACTGAGCCGTAACGCCCATCATCAGGTTTTTCTGGCGAAAGATAGATTCTGTTCCGCCTTGTGTTCTAAGCGGAACGGGTTCGGCAATGTCAGGCAGTTTACTGCGGCTGATGAGCAGCGCTACAGCCAGCACAATTGCGCCAATCAGAAGATAAGGCAGTTTGACGCTGGCGGCTTCGTGGGTCAGGTAGGTATTCAGTTCATCGGGCGACATGGCCTGCTGGCGGGCCACTGTCAGCACGTTGCCCGACAAAATAACCGTTCCGCCGATAAACGGAGCCAGGGTGGCGGCTAGTCCATTGAAGGATTGAGCAAGGTTGAGTCGCTGGGTGGCCGAGGCCGGTTGGCCGAGAGCCGTTACGTAGGGATTGGCGGCTGTTTCCAGAAAGGTCAGCCCACTGGCCAGCACAAACAGCGCTACCAGAAACAGGCCGTACAAACGGAAGTCGGCGGCTGGATAGAATAGAAACGCGCCTATTGCAAACAGGCATAAACCCGTCAGAATGCCTGTTTTATAGCCAAATCGCTTCATAAACAGGCCAGCGGGTAATGCTGTGACAAAATAACCAATGAAAAAAGCTGAATCGACGAAGGCCGACTGGAGGTCGGTAAGCTGGCAGGCTTTTTTGAGGTGCGGAATCAGGATCGGGTTCAGGTTATGGGCAAATCCCCATAAAAAGAACAGACTCGTCATCAGGATAAAGGGAAAACGGTAGCGCGTCGGGTTAGACATAGTTGACTCGTTGAAACAGCATACAAATTAATTGTATAACGTAATCGAGTAATTTTATCAGATTATCCAGTTTTACCATTATGTTAGCTAATTTACGTTCATAGTTCCTTTGTCGTAGCTGATTCATTGGTATGAAACCCCAACTTCTGCGCGTACCTATCATCTCCGAGCAGTCATTTAGTGTGCGCCGGGATGTAGTGCTGCACTTTTACAACCGCTGGCATTACCATCCCGAAATCGAACTGGTACATATCGAACACGGCAGCGGCACACAGTTCGTAGGCGATAGCATCCAGCACTTTCAGCCGGGCGACGTGCTGCTGGTGGGCGCGAACCTACCCCACTATTGGCGATGCGACCAAGAGTACTTTGAAAACCGGGAGGGGTTGCTGGCTCAGGCCACAGTCGTGCATTTTCGAGCCGATTTCTGGGGAGACACCTTCCTGCAACTCCCCGAAAACCGACCTGTCGTTCGCCTGCTGGAGCGGGCCAGACAGGGTATCCGGTTGCTGGGGTCAACGCGGGAGCAGATCAAAAACAGAATGGCCCAACTGCTCACCGAACAGGGTACGGCGCGGTTGGTATCGTTGATTCAGATACTTTCGTTGCTGGCTGAGGCCCCTGACCTGCCTCTGCTTTCGGCTCAAAACTATCCCATCCATTTCGATGAAGCCGATACTGACCGCATCAATCTGATTTATGCCTATTCGCTGGCTCACTTCCAGCGGAAGATTTCCTTGAATGAAATTGCGGCTGTGGCCGCTATGAGTCCGAACTCGTTTTGCCGTTATTTTAAATCGCGGAGCCGCAAATCATTTTCGCAATTTTTGCTTGAACTCCGGGTGCAGCACGCCTGTAAACTGCTGATTGAAGGTCGATTGAGTATTGCTATGGTTTGTAATGAAAGCGGTTTCAACCAGTTTTCGGGCTTCAATAAGTACTTTAAACTCATCACTGGCAAAAGCCCGATGCAGTACCAGAGGACGTTCGCGAAGTAGTGTAAACTCGAAGAACTCCACTATTTCACCAGAGAATCGGCGGTATTCAATATGCCCGCTTCGGTTTCGGTCAGTAAATCACCTTCAAACGTGTCAACCGGCGTGTAACTGCTCTCATGCACGCTGATTAGTCTTCAGACCCACCACAAATACCCTCCTTATTTAGGCGAGGAGAGTGTTACCGGCCCAAATAGCCCAAATTTACTGTCCTTTGGGGGGCGGGTTTGCTAACTGACCATTCCCAGGTTTTTAATTTCTCTGATTGCGTTATAACCACCTGCCTTGGCAAATTCGAGAAATTTGCGGGATGCCTATCGCTGGTAAAGCTGGTAATATCGGTTTAGAAGTGTACGCAATCGTGGGTAGTATGTCGGGTTGACAAAAGTGTTCAAGCTCAGGAGTCTGCCTGAGGTGTAAGGTAATCATAAGGTTCGGCGACGGCCCTGAACATCCGAAATCTGAATTGTTTTAGCCTTTCCCGATGGTATCAGCACTCGAGATGACTGCGAGAGGTAGCCGTTTCCCCAGTAGAACTCCGTTTTTCTCGTTTTACCATTCGGCAGCGTTGTTAGCGCATAGGCATCGGTTGGATTAAGCTTTATAGGAAGTTCAGGCTGTTTATAAGCCGATTTTAACAGGCGAAGGCTATCCCGATTCTGGGTGACAATGTATAGTGGCTGTCCTCCTGCCAGGCTCAATATGGCCAGAGCCTTGGCATCTTTATCAGCCACAAAACCACTCTTGCTTGCCCCAACAGCAGTAAACGTTCCTGTACCATTACCAAGCAGGCAGGTACCTATCCCCGCATCATACCAGCCTGTGAGGGGTTCTGTTCCGTAATCATTGCCAACGCTCAGCAAATCGAGATTGCCGTCCCTATTCAGGTCGGTAACCTGCATACCCAGCATAGGAGACAACTGGGCCTCTAGGGGAAGGGTCGTCATCGTGAATGAACCATTTCCCTTGTTTTCAATGTAGGAGGAAGCCAGGTTGGTCGCTTTGAAAACAAGCGCATCTTTTAGCTGGTCGGGCGAAAACATATCGGTAATTGTCGCGTTTCCGTAATCGCTATAATGGCGGAATTGCCGACGCATGCCCACTATTTGCGTGTTCAGGGTTTCCCGTGGATGGACCGGGTATTCTTTGCCCTGGATAAATCGACAGAGAATGGGATCAATACGTCCGTTGTCGTCGAAATCTTTAGCATACAGACATACCGGCTCTTCAGGCGACGCTTTATAGCGCGAGTTAAGCCCCAGGTTTCCGGCTACGTAGTCAATATCGCCGTCGTTATCAAAATCACCACCGACAACAGCATTCCACCACCCTACCGAGTTGTCCAGCACAGTAGATTGTTTACCCAGCACCTTACCCTGCGTATTTTTATAGAATGTGATTGGCATAAATTCACCCACTACAACTAAATCCACCCAGCCGTCATTATCGTAATCACTCCATAGGGCACTGGTAATCATACCGGCATGCCGGAGGGCGGGAGCCACCCGGTCGGTCACATCCGAAAAATGGCCTTTCCCATCATTTTTGAGCAGGTAACTGGCAGGTGCTGTCGGATACTGGTTTGGAACGATGCGCCCTCCTATGAACAAGTCCAGGTCACCATCTTTATCAAAGTCGTTGGCAACCACGCAGCTACCACTGGCCGAAATAAGCGGTAAGGCTGTTGAATCCAGCTGAAATAGCCCTTTCCCCGCGTTTCGGTACAACCGGTTCTGATAGGCTTTGGTATCTGATCCAAACTCGCTGCTTCCGCTGACGCAGTACAAGTCCAGATCCCCATCGTTATCTGCGTCGAACAGCAGCATACCCATATCCTCCTGCACTTTGGTAGGTAAGCTGCCAGCAGAGAACGTCTGATTGGGGCGCTGATAAAACAACGCAGCCGGATTTCCGGCGGAGCCGCTCAGAACAAAATCGTCCAGCCCATCGCCATTCACATCGCCCACCGCAATACCGGGGCCCGCCTGAGAATATTTCCGGTTCAGCAGACTGGTCCATTTAAAGTCGACGAAGTCAAGTTCAGTCTGTTGGTAAGGAGGTACGGTGCCAGCCGGCACCTCAGTGAATAGGGTGGGTACATGGGTGGCGATTGGTTTAGTATCGAGCCTGGCTTGCCGGTCGTACAGGGTAAGTGTCTGATTTGTACTAACCTTCTTTAGTTTTTGTACTTTCTGTCCCGGCCAGGTTATAGTCAGGGAGTCGATGAGGGTCTGACTCCCAAGTCCGAAATGAATGAATGGCTCAACCGTTGAGTTATAGCCCCGCTGTATGGCTTGTTCGGCGTATTGCTGTTGCCCTTTGGACCAGATAGTTACCTTTGCGCCAATCCCAGCCGGGTTTCCTTTCGGCCCAGCCAGCTTGATTCGGATGTAATTCGTTGCCGGTTTATTCACTGCGTCCTGCACGTGATTCTCATACAGTAATGCTTCACTGTTGAGAGCACTCATGACCAAATCCAGGTCGCCATCATTATCCAGGTCGGCATAGGCGGCTCCATTTGTAACCGAGTGCTGGCTGATACCCCACTCAGCTGCCACGTTGGTAAATACCAGGTTTCCTTTATTTTGAAACAGAAAGTCAGGCTTGTCAATAGGGGCTAACTGATTGGCCGCTTCAATTATACTGCGGAGTCTGGCTTTTTTAGTACCAAACATGGAGGCATCTTTTGTGTAAATGCCAAAATCAAGGTTGGTAATGTCTTTTGGATAACCATTCGTGATTAAAATATCACGTTTACCGTCGTTATCAAAGTCAGCCAATAATGTACTCCAACTCCAGTCAGTTGCCTCAATTCCCGCTAATTGTCCTACGTCGCTGAACGTTGGTACATCGCTGGCCAGGGCACCGTTATTCAACTGTAGGGCGTTGCGAACGTATTGAGGCTGATATTTTTTAGCCAGCGCAATCTGGAACTGATCGTAATTAATGTCTGAAAACATTGATTTCTGACGCAGATTATCGTCTGGTAACATATCTACTGCCACAATATCATTTAAACCATCGTTGTTCAGATCGGCCATATCGACCCCCATTCCATTTTGTTCCTGGTGTTTGAGCGCCTTATTGATTTTATTGGTGAAAGTGCCATCCCGATTGTTGATGTACATCAAATCGTTCGACAGGAAATCATTGGTAACGTAGAGATCGGGGTAGCCATCCTGATTGATATCGTTCGTGACAACTCCCAGTCCCCAGCCTTCAGCGTTAATACCAGCCTGCCGGGACACATCCGTAAACCGGGGCAGGGCATTGCCTTGAAGTCCGTCGTTGCGAAATAACTTATCGACACTCCGTCCAGTACCATCCGTTTTTTGCCCGACTGCCACGCTTCGGATATAATCTTCTATACCATTGGTTACCAGGTACATATCCAGATCGCCGTCCAGATCGTAATCGAGGAAGGCCGCCTGTGTTGAATAACTCGGATCGGCCAGTCCCACTTCGGCCGCTGCCTCGATAAACGTAGGAGTACCGTTTTTATCCGGGCCATTGTTGATGTAGAGCAGGTTAGGTACTGATTTGTTACGGTCGGGATGAATAGTGCATACGTAGATATCAAGCCAGCCATCCTGATTGATGTCAACCATAGACACACCGGTACACCAGGTTTTAGTACTGACTTTGGCGGGAATGGTTATGTCCTCAAAAGTCAGGTTGCCTTTATTAAGGTATAACTTCGACGAAACCATGTTCCCCGTGAAGAAAATATCTTGTAACCCGTCGTTATTGACGTCCCCTATACCAACGCCCCCCCCATTGTAGATGTATTCGAAGTTCAGTACATTCAGTCTGTTTGTTTCAGTAATCTTATTGGTGAACGTCAGATGTGAATCAGCCGAGGTTACCAGAGAAAATACCGGTCTGTCGGCGAAGTGGCAGGCTCCCGCCACCTGGGTAAGTAAGAGAACAAGGCCAGATAAACGCGCTACTTTCATGGAAAAGACAACAAACATGGGTTGTATATCCCCTCCGGATAACCGGAGGGGATAAATCGATTAGTAACCGGGATTTTGGTCCTTCTGGTCAATCTTTGAGTTATTATTGATTTCGCTCTGAGGGATTGGCAATAACTCATGTTTCCCCTTCTGAAAGTAAGAAATTGGCTCTTTGGTGAGTTTATTCTGTTTGCGCCAGCGTAGTATGTCCAGATTGCGAATTTGTTCGCCACTGAGTTCAACCCGTTTTTCGTGCATAATGGCGGCTAACACCTCCGCTTTGTTCGACACCGGAAATTTTGGCGTTGGATAATGGGGCATACCTACGCTTTTACGATCCCGGACCTGATTGATGTACGAAACGGCAGTTGTGGGAGACCCCACTTCATTCTCACATTCAGCCATCATCAATAATACTTCAGCATACCGGATAACCCGAAAATTGATACCCGACTGGCTGTTTTCCGCAGTAGCCTTGTAAATTTTCTGGTATTTCTTCCAGCTGATTTTGGGGTCGGCTCCCTGTACGTCCTTAAGTGTATCTTTACCATTGTTAAACAGATCTCCAACCTGATAAAAGGAATCCTGATAACGCGGATCGTCTTTGGTATCACCGGCTTTTTTCTTTTCAAACTCGGCGAGTAAGCCATTTGATGGAATCACATTCCGCCAGGCATTAGGGCCGTACTCCTGCCCACGTACCGTCACCTCCCCATTGACGCCGTTGCCATCACCACTCCAGTTTAAGCCACCAAATGCTTCGGTGAAGGCAATTTCCCAGACCGACTCCGAGTTGTATTCATTCTCCTCCCTAAAGTTTTCGATATAGCTATCCACGAGTTTATATTGATTGGATGCTATCACGGCGGCCAGTTGCTCTTTGGCCAGGTCGTAATTTCCCCGCTGCATATATACCCGGGCCAGCATGGCCTGAGCGGCACCCTTCGATACCCGGCCAACGTCTGTGTCGGCGTAAGCCGACTTCAGCGGTAAGCCCGCAATAGCTTCTTTCAGATCATTAATCACGAATTCATAAACCTGATCCTCAGTGGCTCTGGGCTGGCTTTCGTCGGGTGATGTTGAGTAGGTTTTATAAAGAGGGACGCCCCCCCAAAGCGATGCCAGTTCATAGTACGACCAGGCCCGGTGAAACTTCGCTTCGCCTAAAACACGATTTCGTAGTTCTTCAGTGATACCTTGTTTGACGCCCGGTGCGAAACTAATTACAACATTGGCGCGGTGGATGACCCGGTAGAGCCCCTGCCATACATCCGTGGCCACCTGATTCGACGCATCCTGGGTACCATTGATGAGCTGCGCCCGCTGAATTTCGAGCTGCGCTCCGCCCGGCTGCATGTCATCGCCCCGTAGATCGTGAATAAAGAAATATTCCCGTGCGTACAGGTTTAACCCCTGCCAGCCTGCATAAACTGCGTTGACACCCGTAACCAGTTCGGCCCCGGTAGTGAAGTATGTTTCGGTCGATAATTGGGTAGGATTTACTTTCTCCAGAATGCTGTCATTACAGGAAAGAGTAAGGGTAACTAAGCTAATTGATAAGAATTTGAGTGCGTATCTGTTCATGTCTTTGCAGGAATTTACGGAAGACGATTAGTCGAGTGGTTGATTATTAAAACCCAATCTGAAGGCCGGCCATGATTGTTCTGGCCTGTGGAAACTGACCATAGTCAATGCCGGTGGTCAGCGAAGAGCCACCAAAGGAGCCTATCTCCGGGTCGTAGCCACTCTTATAGCCTGTAATGGTCAGTAAGTTTGTGGTGGAGATATAGACCCGGGCTTTTGAGATAAAGGGCGTTCCCTTCGAGCTGATCCAGTTTGCTGGCAGAGCGTAACCCAACGTCAGGTTCTTCACCCGCAAATACGAGCCACTTTCAATGAACCGACTCGATGCCCGCGCATTGTGGTTTGGGTCTCCTGCCACGGCCCGTGGCACGTCCGTAACCTGTCCTTCCTTCACCCAGCGATCCAGTACCGCCGTGCCGGCATTGAACAGGCGGGTCATTCCCTCCAGATTATATTTTACAGTGCTGTAAATCTGGTTGCCCTGCACGCCCTGCACAAACAAAGTCAGATCCAGGCCCTTCCATTTGGCCGAGAAATTGGTTCCATAGGTGAACTTGGGCAGAAAATGGCCAATTTTAGTTTTGTCACTCGGGTCAATTTTCCCATCCCCATTGACATCGACAAATCGAATATCACCGGGTTTGGGCGAGTCTTTATCCGCTACGACATCGGTATATTTTGCTTTCCAGGCATCTACCTCGCCCTGGTTCTGAAAAATTCCGGCAGTCTGGTAGCCATAGAAATAAGCAATTGGTTGCCCAACTTCCGTTTTAGTGAGGTTATCTCCGTACCAGTCTCCCCCAAAAATGGTATTGCCTTCATCGCCCAGGGAGATAACTTTATTACGAACGACGCTTATATTACCATTCAGTTGCCAGGTTAAGCTCCCTTTGGTTGACTGGTAGCCAGCCTGTAATTCAATTCCCCGATTCTGAACGGAACCGACGTTGGAGAGCGGTGCTTCATCATAACCCATTGATATTGGAATGGGGCGATTGAGCACCATATCGCGAGTCAGGTTATTAAAATAGTCAACCGAAAAGGAAAGCCGACCATTCAACAGTGAAGCATCGATACCCAGATTAGTCATCGCAACACTTTCCCACTTCAGGTCTTTATTGGCTAGCTTCCGAATGGTATATCCTTGACTTTCAACGGAAGTGGTTTTGTCGAATTCGTAGTAGGGATCGCTTGACAGGGTGGCCTGATACCCGTAATCGCCAATGTTATTATTGCCTACTAATCCATAACTACCGCGCAGTTTGAGTTCCGAGATAGCAGTAAATCCTTTCATGAATTTTTCTTCACTGATTCGCCAACCTGCCGAAGCCGCCGGAAAGTTGCCCCATTTTTTACCGGGGGCATATTTCGATGAGCCATCCCGGCGGAATGAAAGCCCCAGCAGGTATTTATTCGCATACTCGTAGTTAAGGCGACCCACGTAGGAGATGATTGCCGATTCAACTCGGCCCGCTCCAATACGAGGACTACTTAAGTTGGTAGGCTCCACAATCAGATTAGTAATTGAGTTGGTGCCCCCCACATTAATACCTGAGTATACGGCAGTCTGCTTTTCGGCCACTGCAATAGCATTAATAGCGTGTTTACCAAAGCTCTTGATATAGGTTAGCTGGTTGGTCAGAATCGGCGTAATAGACTGTCCTCTGTCCTGGGAAATACTCGCGTAATTGATGGAGGCAAAGCCACCCGGTCCACTGTCATAACTTGGGTTATCACCCCGGCCAATGGAATTGTAAATATTGACTCCGCCCTGAAAACGATATTTCAAACCGGCAAACAGGTCGACATCAATATAAAACGTGCTAAACACCGAATTCGACTCCTGGGTATTGCTGTTAAGCAGTGCGTTGCGTACAGGATTGGCTGGATCGGTCCCGTCAACGTTTTTAGAACCTTCAAAGCCCCCCAGGTTATTAGGATTATACACGGGCAGGTAAGGCAGGGTATTAATGATAGTCCGAATCTGGGTTCCAATGGCTCCTCCGTTCTGTTCTACCCGTCGGTTGTCATAGGCCAGGTAAAGGGTTTGACCCAGGCTCACCCGCTTTCCGAGTTTATGATCTGAGTTAAGCCGAATGTTTCCCCGTTTGTAATTTGTTCCGATCATTATACCATCCTGGCTAAAAAAGCCCCCGGACAGATAAAATTTCGACACGTCATTCCCCCCCG
Above is a window of Spirosoma sp. SC4-14 DNA encoding:
- a CDS encoding altronate dehydratase family protein, whose translation is MLTQTRHLFLHIHPADNVLVALQDLPAGEVIFHQNQTVQLSGPVSAKHKFTLTQLAPGDPVFMYGVLVGKATRPIAPGETLTTFNLRHEAEPYTLQKRKSYVWTAPDVSAWESLTFNGYVRSDGSVGTRNYWLVVPLVFCENRNIQMMQDAFERELGYGQPETYRQQVRNLATTYRRTGTYAQEVASVSEEATNAEVPRTSALFPNVDGIRFLTHEMGCGGTNADADRLCALLAGFIVNPNVAGVTVLSLGCQKSQIEGLRAEIHQRNPAFDRPLLYFDQQTYGTEAAMLSEAIRQTFAGLITINQFTRQPAPLSKLTVGLKCGGSDGFSGISANPALGYLSDVLVTVGGTTLLAEFPELCGVEQELIDRCENLADAETFVRLMADYARQAEAVGAGFDMNPSVGNIKDGLITDAIKSAGAARKGGNAPIAGVLDYTELPSRSGLHLLCTPGNDVLATTGMAASGATLIVFTTGLGTPTGNPITPTAKIATNTRLSTRMPDIIDFDAGLIVAGEETIVQTGSRLLRWLIDVASGSIHTKSECLGQNDFIPWQRGVNL
- a CDS encoding LUD domain-containing protein, coding for MNSREHILQAVTHSQPPGGSLPVLPEVYAGAHVAETFITCVETIGGLVVRVAGIQAVQQYIETWFPRPNRIIHTLPELKYGEFRHVRTATGHDLETVDLAVLRGEFGVAENGAIWLDDTTLPHRALPFICDHLALLLDESALVPTLHEAYQRLSGNPFSYGVFIAGPSKTADIEQSLVIGAHGARSLTVFLLAHTAINPC
- a CDS encoding lactate utilization protein B, with product MSKPVVPHDQAARQFIADEARTDWHDQTLWFVRQKRDKAAHTLPEWESLRDLASGIKDYALANLSTLLTNFERQATANGITVHWATDAAEHNRIVLDLIQQHSPSARPKVVKSKSMLTEECHLNEFLTEQGVDLVDTDLGERIVQLRQESPSHIVLPAIHLRKSDVSDTFHQHLGTEAGNHDPQYLTEAARTHLRERFMAAQIAITGVNFAVAETGGFVVCTNEGNADLGAHLADVHIACMGIEKVIPQQEHLGVFLRLLTRSATGQPITTYSSHFRRPAPGKVMHLVLVDNGRSTQLGRTHFRNSLKCIRCGACFNTCPVYRRSGGHSYHNAVAGPIGSILAPNLDMRKNADLPFASTLCGSCSNVCPVKIDIHDQLWHWRQTLTAEGLAPLPKTLSMKLMGWVLAHPLVYRVAGRAGRRLMRYWPGAVSNQLNPWYKGREMPQPPAQSFGDWYNQTRRRL
- a CDS encoding (Fe-S)-binding protein, giving the protein MHVALFIPCYVDQFYPAVAIATLELLEKLGCEVVVPRNQTCCGQPMANSGFASQSAGCDRNMARQFGGFDHIVCPSGSCVLHLREHNAGIQGRVWELSEFLTDRLQVQHQPNRFGTLEKPLRVGLHQSCHGQRGLRLASMSERNEPTFSKVEILLNLINGLTVCQPTRPDECCGFGGTFCVTQETLSVKMGKDRLAEHLANKVDAILGGDMSCLMHLEGILRRQVSPVRVLHLAQLLNEACPLPLHQPNTIPA
- a CDS encoding AraC family transcriptional regulator, which produces MKPQLLRVPIISEQSFSVRRDVVLHFYNRWHYHPEIELVHIEHGSGTQFVGDSIQHFQPGDVLLVGANLPHYWRCDQEYFENREGLLAQATVVHFRADFWGDTFLQLPENRPVVRLLERARQGIRLLGSTREQIKNRMAQLLTEQGTARLVSLIQILSLLAEAPDLPLLSAQNYPIHFDEADTDRINLIYAYSLAHFQRKISLNEIAAVAAMSPNSFCRYFKSRSRKSFSQFLLELRVQHACKLLIEGRLSIAMVCNESGFNQFSGFNKYFKLITGKSPMQYQRTFAK